From a region of the Bermanella marisrubri genome:
- a CDS encoding urease accessory protein UreD → MHALLKQRPSVENDKGWKAYFYGEYIKQANATRLGVTEHYGPLRVQRPFHPEGLDCLHNYLLHPPGGLVGGDTLTIHLNAHVGAHGLMTTPSAGKFYNNISGMKQRQVNKVHVANDAIVEYLPQENIIFNGADGELETYVELEGNGLFIGWEITALGRQAGDLPFIDGQLIQSIRIMRDGNPLFLDRLGFKAQDSIRTSHSGFQDQNVFASFIVTDNVDWQYGEWVDQTNSELNYTRIAITQKKDAFIVRALGNDVEELKETLIQVWEHVRPLVINKPACRPRIWNT, encoded by the coding sequence GTGCACGCATTACTAAAACAACGCCCATCTGTAGAAAACGATAAAGGTTGGAAAGCCTATTTCTATGGCGAATATATCAAGCAAGCTAATGCAACCCGTTTGGGGGTAACTGAACATTATGGTCCATTGCGCGTGCAGCGACCTTTTCATCCAGAAGGATTAGATTGCTTGCATAACTACCTATTACATCCGCCTGGCGGTTTGGTAGGTGGCGATACGCTCACCATTCACTTAAATGCCCATGTTGGTGCCCATGGCTTGATGACAACGCCATCGGCTGGAAAGTTTTACAACAACATTTCGGGTATGAAGCAGCGGCAAGTTAACAAAGTGCATGTGGCCAACGATGCCATTGTGGAATATCTGCCGCAAGAGAACATTATTTTTAATGGTGCCGATGGCGAATTGGAAACCTATGTGGAGTTGGAAGGAAATGGTCTATTCATTGGTTGGGAAATCACTGCGCTTGGCAGGCAAGCCGGAGACTTGCCATTTATAGATGGCCAATTAATTCAGAGCATTCGAATTATGCGAGATGGTAACCCCTTGTTTTTAGATCGCTTAGGTTTTAAAGCTCAAGATTCTATACGTACAAGTCACAGTGGCTTTCAGGACCAAAATGTTTTTGCCTCTTTCATTGTCACGGATAATGTGGATTGGCAGTACGGTGAATGGGTTGATCAAACAAATAGTGAATTGAATTACACGCGAATCGCGATTACGCAAAAGAAAGATGCCTTCATCGTCCGTGCGCTGGGAAACGATGTAGAAGAGCTAAAAGAAACTTTAATTCAGGTTTGGGAACACGTTAGGCCATTAGTAATAAATAAACCTGCGTGTAGACCTAGGATCTGGAATACCTAA